DNA sequence from the Acidobacteriota bacterium genome:
TTCAGGGCGAAGGGAAACGGCCTTCCCACCGGCGCTACATCCGGGCCCAGGCGTTGACGGACCAGGTCGATCACGGACAGGGCGATCGGCAACATCATGACCGTCGTGGCGGTGTTCGAGATCCACATGCTGAGGAAGGCGCTGGCGGCCATGAACCCGAGCACGAGCCGATCCGGCCGGCTGCCGACCAGAAGGATGATGTGGAGCGCCAGGCGACGGTGCAGACCCCAGCTCTGCATCGAGAGAGCGATCATGAAACCGCCCAGGAACAGGAAGATGTTCGGATTCGCGTAGGGCGCCGCGACGCTCGAGATCGCGATGTCGCCACCGGTCAGAAGCGGAATCGCGACCAGGGGCAGGAGCGACGTGACGGCCACGGGCAGGGCCTCGGTCAGCCACAAAACGCCCATGAGCACGCCGGTGGCCGCCACCGCACGGCCTCCGGCCGAAAGCCCCGAAACGATCTGGCCGTCGGCGTCGAGCACCGCCGAGGGGATCAGGAAGTAGGCCAGCGCCGCGAGGAGGGGAGCTCCAACCAGGCCCGTCGCAACGGAGGCCCAGGGGCCCCGGTCGCGACTTGCCTCAGCCATTCCCGCCGTCGCCGTTCCTGCGGAGGTGGCGGCGGAAGTAGGACCTCGTCATGCCGGTGACCGCTCCCGAGAGCAGCAGCAACGAAATGAGGTTCGGGAACGACATCAGGCCGAGGGCCACGTCGCCGAAGGTCCACACCGTGGAGAGCGGCAGCAGGCAGCCCAGGAAGAAGAAGCCGACGTAGATCCAGCGGTAGACGGGAATCGCCCGCGCCCCGAACAGGTACTCGGTCGACCGGTCGCCGTAGTACGACCACGAGATCGCGGTCGAAACCGCGAACAGCAGCACCGAAAGGGTCACGATCAGATCGCCGCGGTTCCCGGGCAGGCCCAGGCTGAAGGCTCGGGCCGTCAGCGGCGCTCCGGTCAGAAGGGCTCCGCCCTCGATCCGCGGCGTCCCGCCCCCGGCACGGAGCGTTCCGTCTCCAGCGACCTCCAGCGTACCGCTCCAGGCATCGCCCGCCCCGTCGACCAGGCGCGGATCGGCGATCATCGAGTGCAGCACGACGAAGGAACCGTCCGCCGCGCCGCCCTCGACCGCCACCGTGCCGCCGCCGCGCGTCGAACGCTCGTCGCGCGCCGCAAGCAGCTCGGAGTCGTCGTCGAGGACGCGGTGGATACCCTCCACCTCATCCAGCGCGAAGCTCTGCGGGGCATGGTCGCGCCACGCGTCCGTGGTGACGATGACCAGGCCGGTCATCGTGCAGATGACCAGGGTGTCGATGAATGGCTCGAGCGAGGCGACGAGCCCCTCGCGCACCGGCTCATCGGTCTTCGCGGTGGCGTGGGCGATCGGCGCGCTGCCCTGGCCCGCCTCGTTGCTGAACAGACCGCGCCGGATGCCCCACATCATCGTCATCAGGAAGGAACCGGCGGCGCCGCCGACCATCGAGGTCGGCCGGAACGCCTGTTCGACGATCAGGGCGAAGCTCGCCGGAACGCTGTCGATGTTCGCGAGCAGGATGAACAGGGCGCCGCCGACGTAGATGACCGCCATACCCGGCGCGAGAATCGAGGTCACCCGGCCGATGCGCCGGATGCCGCCGATGATGACCAAGGCCACCAGCGACGCGAAGATCAGGCCGCTCCACACCGGAGAGAAGCCGAACTGGGACTCGAGCTGATCGGCCATCGTGTTCGCCTGGTTCATGTTGCCGGTGCCGAAGGAGCACAGGACGGCGAGGCCGGCGAACAGCATCGCCATCCACTTCCAGTTCGCGCCCAGGCCCTTCTCGATGTAGTACATCGGACCTCCGGAGACCGAGCCGTCGCGGTGGACGCGGCGGTAGGCCACGGCCAGCGTGCACTCGGCGAACTTGAGCGCCATGCCGAAGAACGCGGTTACCCACATCCAGAACAGGGCCCCCGGGCCGCCCATGCGGATCGCGATCGCCACGCCGGCGATGTTGCCGATCCCGACCGTCGCCGAAAGCGCGGTCGTCAGCGCCTGGAAGTGGACGAGGTCGCCCTCGTCGTCCGGATCGTTGTACTTGCCTCCGAGGATCGCCCAAGCGTGCCGAAAGCCGCGCAACTGGATCAGGCCGAGTCGGACGGTGACGAAGAGTCCCGTCCCCAGGAGCACCAGCGCCAGGATCGGAGCCTGGGGCGGCGTGTTCCAGACCAGCCCCTCGAGCCAGCCGGCTACCGGTCCGAGAAAGCCGTTGATCCCGTCTGCAACCTTCCCGAACAGCTCCTCGGGCATCGCGCGTCAGCCTCCCCTCTAGCGATAGTTGGCCGGATGGCCGGTAGCGAAGACCAGCACGGACTCGCCGCGACGGATGGTACCGGAGTCGCTCAGGAGCGAGAGCCCGGCCAGGGCCGCCGCCGTCTCGGGGCCCACCAGAACTCCTTCCTCCGCCGCCACCCGGGCCGCCGTCTCCGCGACCTCAGCCTCTTCCACCGCTACGGCCGCGCCGCCACTGTCGCGCAGCGCCCGCAGAATGAGGAAGTCGCCGATCGCACTCGGCACTCGCAGCCCCCACACCGCCGTGGCCGGCTCCGGCCAGGGATCGGCGAGTTTGCCGCCCGCATCATGCGCGCGCACGATCGGCGCGCATCCAGCCATCTGCACGACCGCGAACTTCGCCGGGGCACCGCTCAGGAGGCCGAGCCTACGGAGTTCGGCGAACGCCTTCGCCATGCCCACGATGCCGGTGCCGCCGCCGGTCGGGTAGACGATCCAGTCCGGCAGCCGCCAACCGAACTGCTCGGCGACCTCGAAGCCCATCGTCTTCTTGCCTTCGGCACGGTACGGCTCACGGAGGGTCGAAAGGTCCCAGAAGTCGCCGCCCCGCTCCCGGAGCGCGGCGCCGGCCTCAACGAGCGTCCCACCTGCCTCGATGACCTCGGCGCCG
Encoded proteins:
- a CDS encoding threonine synthase; this translates as MRANGNTWARGLVCSATGVRAPLDEPAFLSPAGKPWLVDYELDTNRGRTIAGELHGRPWTLWRYRELLPVVDFHGRVDLGEGGTPVLRLRRLAPDGVRVFLKNEAGNPTGSFKDRGLSMAVNRARELGAPGIQLPSAGNAAVAAAAYAAAAGLPCRVALPEDTPKTVRRRCRRFGAEVIEAGGTLVEAGAALRERGGDFWDLSTLREPYRAEGKKTMGFEVAEQFGWRLPDWIVYPTGGGTGIVGMAKAFAELRRLGLLSGAPAKFAVVQMAGCAPIVRAHDAGGKLADPWPEPATAVWGLRVPSAIGDFLILRALRDSGGAAVAVEEAEVAETAARVAAEEGVLVGPETAAALAGLSLLSDSGTIRRGESVLVFATGHPANYR
- a CDS encoding sodium:alanine symporter family protein, with the translated sequence MPEELFGKVADGINGFLGPVAGWLEGLVWNTPPQAPILALVLLGTGLFVTVRLGLIQLRGFRHAWAILGGKYNDPDDEGDLVHFQALTTALSATVGIGNIAGVAIAIRMGGPGALFWMWVTAFFGMALKFAECTLAVAYRRVHRDGSVSGGPMYYIEKGLGANWKWMAMLFAGLAVLCSFGTGNMNQANTMADQLESQFGFSPVWSGLIFASLVALVIIGGIRRIGRVTSILAPGMAVIYVGGALFILLANIDSVPASFALIVEQAFRPTSMVGGAAGSFLMTMMWGIRRGLFSNEAGQGSAPIAHATAKTDEPVREGLVASLEPFIDTLVICTMTGLVIVTTDAWRDHAPQSFALDEVEGIHRVLDDDSELLAARDERSTRGGGTVAVEGGAADGSFVVLHSMIADPRLVDGAGDAWSGTLEVAGDGTLRAGGGTPRIEGGALLTGAPLTARAFSLGLPGNRGDLIVTLSVLLFAVSTAISWSYYGDRSTEYLFGARAIPVYRWIYVGFFFLGCLLPLSTVWTFGDVALGLMSFPNLISLLLLSGAVTGMTRSYFRRHLRRNGDGGNG